The genomic interval GCGCTGTACGACGACGTGAAGCGGCTCGGAGAGTTTGGCAGCGATGCACAACTGGCGGAGAGCCTCGGGCTGACACGCGCCCAGATTTCGGCATGGCGCACGGGCAAGAGCGATCTGGGAACGCTCGCGAAACTCAAGATCCTTGACGCGCTCGGGCACGACACGTTGCGCACGGCAGTGCTGAGTCTGTTGCCCGAGCAGAATCGGGACGAACTTGAAAGGCTGCATATCAATTTGACCGAGAGGGTGTTACGCGGTATGCAGGCACAGGCTCGTGCGACGGACGTGCCTGGCGATGGGCTACGGGCTCGGGATGAGAACCAGTTGCTTGCTGGCCTCCCCGCCGAGGAGTGGGCGCGCATCGTGCCGCATCTCACTCCCGTTTCCATGCCGCTGGGGACGGTGTTGCACGAGCCGGGCGACCGCCTGACGCACTTGTATTTACCCACCACAGCAATTATTTCCACGCTGCATGTGACGGATAGCGGCGGGTTGGCAGAGACGGCGGTCATCGGCAAGGATGGGTTACTTGGCATAACCTTCTTTATGGGGGCGGATACCGCGTCGAATCGTGCCGTGGTCCAGAGCGCGGGCGAGGCTTACCAGCTGAACGCGCAGTTCGCCATGGAAGAGTTTGCACGCGGCGGCTACGTGCAGCGGATTTTCCTGCGCTATGCGCAAGCGCTGATTACCCAGATGGCCCGGACTGCCGTGTGCAATCGGCATCATTCGTTCACTCAGCGATTTTGTCGATGGCTGATGCTGAGTCTTGATCGCCTTGAGGCCAGTGAGCTGCACGTGACACAGGAATTGATCGCGAACATGCTGGGCGTGCGTCGGACGAAGGTGGCAGAGATCGCGAAGCAGCTCGAGGATACCGGCGCGATCCGTTACAACAATGGACGGATCCGAGTCGTCGACCGCGCTGCGCTGGAACTTCAGGCCTGCGACTGTTACGCCGTCATCCAGAGCGAATCTGAACAGCTTTTTCGCAACCTGTGAGGAAGCGCGGCTTGCCATGAGACGTGCGTGACACGGGTTGTTCTAGCAAGCGCGGATCAGCGGGTCATGAACGGCTGAAAAGGGTGATCGGAAAAGACGGCGTTCCGTTTTAGTGCGGCCGGTTTCTAATCGAACGCGGTTTCCCTGGTGATCTCC from Paraburkholderia phytofirmans OLGA172 carries:
- a CDS encoding Crp/Fnr family transcriptional regulator, whose translation is MKRLGEFGSDAQLAESLGLTRAQISAWRTGKSDLGTLAKLKILDALGHDTLRTAVLSLLPEQNRDELERLHINLTERVLRGMQAQARATDVPGDGLRARDENQLLAGLPAEEWARIVPHLTPVSMPLGTVLHEPGDRLTHLYLPTTAIISTLHVTDSGGLAETAVIGKDGLLGITFFMGADTASNRAVVQSAGEAYQLNAQFAMEEFARGGYVQRIFLRYAQALITQMARTAVCNRHHSFTQRFCRWLMLSLDRLEASELHVTQELIANMLGVRRTKVAEIAKQLEDTGAIRYNNGRIRVVDRAALELQACDCYAVIQSESEQLFRNL